In one Myripristis murdjan chromosome 5, fMyrMur1.1, whole genome shotgun sequence genomic region, the following are encoded:
- the ctsa gene encoding lysosomal protective protein, with protein MSLWLLAVLLGMLGSEAARDQDEVKFLPGLQKQPSFRQFSGYLNVADGKHLHYWLVQSQGDPASDPVVLWLNGGPGCSSLDGLLTEHGPFLVQDDGVSLEYNPYSWNKIANVLYLESPAGVGFSYSDDRNYITNDTEVSMNNYLALKEFFRLFPEFQKNELFLTGESYAGIYIPTLAERVMEDASLNLQGIAVGNGMSSYEMNDNSLVFFAYYHGLLGSRLWAELQASCCKDGKCNFYNNPDPNCTGSLAEVQRIIYSSGLNLYNLYAPCPGGVRHRVSSDGGQLLIRDLGNSFIKHQGAELWNQKLRGLASLYKQVRLDPPCTNSTPSSLYLNNPYVKAALHISPQALNWTICSAEVNLNYGRLYMDVRKQYLKLLGALKYRVLVYNGDVDMACNFLGDEWFVESLHQQVEVKRRPWVYSDADGQQVGGFVKEFNNIAFLTVKGSGHMVPTDKPVAAYAMFSRFIKRQPY; from the exons ATGTCCCTCTGGctgctggctgtgctgctcGGCATGCTGGGAAGCGAGGCAGCTCGGGACCAGGATGAAGTGAAGTTCCTGCCCGGCCTGCAGAAGCAGCCCAGCTTCAGGCAGTTCTCAGGTTACCTGAACGTGGCCGACGGGAAGCACCTGCACTACTG gctggtGCAGTCTCAGGGTGACCCAGCCAGCGACCCCGTGGTTCTGTGGCTGAACGGTGGGCCGGGCTGCAGCTCGCTGGACGGCCTGCTGACCGAACATGGACCCTTCCTG gtgcagGATGACGGTGTGTCTCTGGAGTACAACCCCTACTCCTGGAACAAG ATTGCCAACGTGCTGTACCTGGAGTCTCCAGCAGGGGTTGGGTTCTCCTACTCTGACGACAGGAACTACATCACCAATGATACCGAG GTGTCCATGAACAACTACCTGGCTCTGAAGGAATTTTTCCGGCTCTTTCCGGAGTTCCAGAAGAATGAGCTTTTCCTGACCGGAGAAAGTTACGCAGGGATCTACATCCCGACGCTGGCCGAGAGGGTGATGGAGGACGCCAGCCTCAACCTGCAg GGCATTGCTGTGGGAAATGGGATGTCGAGCTATGAGATGAATGACAACTCTCTGGTGTTCTTCGCCTACTACCACGGCCTGCTGGGAAGTCGCCTGTGGGCGGAGCTTCAGGCCTCCTGCTGCAAGGATGGGAAGTGCAACTTCTACAACAACCCTGACCCCAACTGCACCGGCAGC ctggcGGAGGTTCAGCGGATCATCTACTCCTCTGGTCTGAATCTGTATAACCTGTACGCCCCGTGTCCAGGAGGCGTCCGACACAGAGTCAG TTCTGACGGAGGCCAGCTGCTGATCAGGGACCTGGGAAACAGCTTCATAAAGcaccagggggcggagctttGGAACCAG aagCTGCGTGGCCTGGCTTCCCTGTACAAGCAGGTGCGGCTGGACCCCCCCTGCACCAACTCCACCCCTTCCTCCCTGTACCTCAACAACCCCTACGTGAAGGCGGCGCTGCACATCAGCCCACAGGCGCTCAACTGGACCATCTGcag CGCGGAGGTGAACCTGAACTACGGTCGACTCTACATGGACGTCAGAAAGCAGTACCTCAAACTGCTGGGAGCTCTG AAATATCGCGTGCTGGTGTACAACGGAGACGTGGACATGGCCTGTAACTTCCTGGGAGACGAGTGGTTCGTCGAGTCTCTGCACCAGCAG gtggaggtgaagCGGCGGCCGTGGGTTTACAGCGACGCAGACGGCCAGCAGGTCGGTGGCTTCGTTAAAGAGTTCAACAACATCGCCTTCCTCACCGTCAAG GGTTCTGGTCACATGGTTCCTACAGACAAACCTGTCGCCGCCTACGCCATGTTCTCCCGCTTCATCAAGAGACAGCCCTACTAA